A genomic segment from uncultured Alistipes sp. encodes:
- the abc-f gene encoding ribosomal protection-like ABC-F family protein, whose amino-acid sequence MISLDNLTVSYGGWTLFDNISFLINPKDRIGLVGKNGAGKTTLLRIITGEQQPTSGAVTINGECTIGYLPQTMRVADTTTLVDETAKAFDEVLRLEAEITDLTREIAERTDYESAAYEQLLHRLNDAQDRYHILGGETRDADIEKTLLGLGFKREDFGRATSEFSGGWRMRIELAKLLLRRPSIFLLDEPTNHLDIESIQWLEEYLKNYNGAVLLISHDRAFLDNVTNRTVELSLGKITDYKVPYSKYVVLRAERRAQQLAAYENQQRMIEKTEEFIEKFRYKPTKSNQVQSRIKQLERLERLEVEEEDLATLNIKFPPAPRSGQIVAEINEAGMSFGAKHVFSGANFVIEKGDRIALVGRNGEGKTTLARMLVGQLTPTEGSIRIGANVNIGYYAQNQDDLMDGEFTVYDTLDRVAVGDIRTRLRDILGAFLFRGEDIDKKVKVLSGGERARLAMARMMLEPRNLLVLDEPTNHMDMRSKDILKNAILKYDGTVVVVSHDREFLDGMVEKVYEFRDGGVKEYLGGIYYFLEKRKLESLQEIERRDAPARSASKTAPKTGSGAGAKGANGAGGANAAEGKSATLSGKASYEQKKEQEKLLRKLRKAVESVEAELAGLEKQIAEYDAKFAAATDYNEADYTAYNDLKTRYDHQMHEWEKASYELEITEEQYNG is encoded by the coding sequence ATGATTTCTCTTGACAATCTGACCGTCAGTTACGGGGGCTGGACCCTCTTCGACAATATCTCGTTTCTGATCAACCCGAAGGACCGCATCGGCCTGGTCGGCAAGAACGGCGCGGGGAAAACCACGCTGCTGCGCATCATCACCGGCGAGCAGCAGCCCACGTCGGGCGCCGTGACGATCAACGGCGAGTGCACGATCGGCTACCTTCCGCAGACGATGCGCGTGGCCGACACCACGACGCTCGTCGACGAGACCGCCAAGGCCTTCGACGAGGTCCTGCGCCTCGAAGCCGAGATCACCGACCTTACGCGCGAAATCGCCGAACGAACCGACTACGAATCGGCCGCCTACGAGCAGTTGCTGCACCGCCTGAACGATGCCCAGGACCGTTACCACATCCTCGGCGGCGAGACCCGCGATGCCGACATCGAGAAGACGTTGCTCGGACTGGGATTCAAGCGAGAGGATTTCGGACGTGCCACGAGCGAGTTCTCCGGAGGCTGGCGGATGCGGATCGAACTGGCGAAACTGCTCCTGCGGCGCCCTTCGATCTTTCTGCTGGACGAGCCCACGAACCACCTCGACATCGAGTCGATCCAGTGGCTCGAAGAGTACCTTAAAAACTACAACGGCGCCGTGCTGCTGATCTCCCACGACCGGGCGTTCCTCGACAACGTCACGAACCGCACGGTCGAACTATCGCTGGGCAAGATTACCGACTACAAGGTGCCCTATTCGAAATACGTCGTCCTGCGCGCCGAACGCCGTGCGCAGCAGCTGGCCGCCTACGAAAACCAGCAGCGGATGATCGAGAAGACCGAGGAGTTTATCGAGAAGTTCCGCTACAAGCCCACGAAGTCGAACCAGGTGCAGTCGCGCATCAAGCAGTTGGAGCGTCTCGAACGTCTCGAAGTCGAGGAGGAGGACCTTGCCACGCTGAACATTAAGTTCCCGCCCGCGCCGCGTTCGGGACAGATCGTCGCCGAGATCAACGAGGCAGGGATGTCGTTCGGAGCGAAGCACGTCTTCAGCGGTGCGAATTTCGTCATCGAAAAGGGCGACCGGATCGCCCTCGTCGGGCGCAACGGCGAGGGCAAGACCACGCTGGCGAGGATGCTCGTCGGGCAGTTGACCCCGACGGAGGGCTCGATCCGCATCGGCGCTAACGTCAATATCGGCTACTATGCCCAGAACCAGGACGATTTGATGGACGGCGAGTTCACGGTCTACGACACGCTGGACCGTGTGGCCGTGGGCGACATCCGCACGCGGCTGCGCGACATCCTCGGGGCCTTCCTCTTCCGCGGCGAGGACATCGACAAGAAGGTCAAGGTCCTCTCGGGCGGCGAACGGGCGCGGCTGGCCATGGCCCGCATGATGCTCGAACCCCGCAACCTGCTGGTCCTGGACGAGCCCACGAACCACATGGACATGCGCTCGAAGGACATTCTCAAAAACGCCATTCTGAAGTATGACGGCACGGTGGTCGTCGTTTCGCACGACCGCGAGTTTCTTGACGGCATGGTTGAGAAGGTCTACGAATTCCGCGACGGAGGCGTCAAGGAGTACCTCGGAGGGATCTACTACTTCCTCGAGAAGCGCAAGTTGGAGTCGCTGCAGGAGATCGAGCGCCGCGATGCCCCGGCCAGGTCGGCCTCGAAGACGGCCCCGAAAACCGGTTCGGGGGCTGGAGCGAAGGGGGCGAACGGCGCCGGAGGAGCCAACGCCGCGGAGGGGAAATCCGCAACCCTCTCCGGGAAGGCCTCCTACGAGCAGAAGAAGGAGCAGGAGAAGTTGCTGCGCAAGCTGCGCAAGGCGGTGGAGAGCGTGGAGGCGGAACTGGCCGGACTGGAGAAGCAGATCGCCGAATACGATGCGAAGTTCGCCGCCGCAACCGACTACAACGAGGCCGACTACACGGCCTACAACGATCTGAAGACCCGCTATGACCATCAGATGCACGAGTGGGAGAAGGCCTCCTACGAACTGGAAATAACCGAAGAACAATACAATGGATAA
- a CDS encoding glycerophosphodiester phosphodiesterase family protein: MKTQLVMAALLFAGGVAAAQPKVIAHRGYWTAPGSAQNSLSSFAKADSVGVYGSEIDVWLTADDRLIVNHDRVYKGTDIDMEKATAREIMQIVLPNGTENIPSLDAYLELVASKPATRLILEMKSLSDLNREDLAAEKIARALRKHGVLERTDIIAFSINACLAFKKLLPETKIYYLNGDLPPKSIKKLGLAGIDYSVKTLQEHPQWVKQAHDLGLEVNVWTVDSEEEMKYFIDLGVDYITTDYPERLQALLEQ, from the coding sequence ATGAAAACACAACTCGTCATGGCCGCCCTGCTCTTCGCCGGAGGAGTCGCCGCCGCCCAACCCAAAGTCATCGCCCACCGCGGTTACTGGACCGCCCCGGGTTCGGCCCAGAATTCGCTGTCGTCGTTCGCCAAGGCCGATTCGGTCGGCGTCTACGGTTCGGAGATCGACGTCTGGCTCACGGCCGACGACCGGCTGATCGTCAACCACGACCGCGTCTACAAGGGCACCGACATCGACATGGAAAAGGCCACGGCCCGGGAGATCATGCAGATCGTGCTCCCCAACGGGACGGAGAACATCCCCTCGCTGGATGCCTACCTCGAACTGGTGGCCTCGAAACCCGCCACGCGGCTGATCCTCGAAATGAAGTCGCTCTCGGACCTCAACCGCGAAGACCTCGCCGCGGAGAAGATCGCCCGGGCGCTGCGCAAGCACGGCGTGCTGGAGCGCACCGACATCATCGCCTTCTCGATCAATGCCTGCCTGGCCTTCAAGAAGCTGCTCCCCGAGACGAAGATCTACTACCTGAACGGTGACCTGCCGCCCAAAAGCATCAAGAAACTGGGGCTGGCGGGGATCGACTACTCGGTGAAGACCCTGCAGGAACATCCCCAATGGGTGAAACAGGCCCACGACCTGGGGCTGGAGGTCAACGTCTGGACCGTGGATTCGGAGGAGGAGATGAAATACTTCATCGACCTGGGCGTGGATTACATCACGACCGACTACCCCGAGCGGCTGCAGGCGCTGTTGGAACAATAA
- the rlmB gene encoding 23S rRNA (guanosine(2251)-2'-O)-methyltransferase RlmB produces the protein MDNLIFGIRPVAEAIEAGRQLEKLYIRKGAEGPLMQEFRDLCIRHRIRWQEVPVEKLNRLVRGNHQGVVAQTAAIEYVELTDILERVPEDETPLVVLFDGVTDVRNFGAIARSAECAGAHGLVTPLKNSAPVNAEAIRSSAGALTTIPVCRVGSIRNTLKQLQAEGFQVVAATEKSRKLLYDADFRRPTVLVMGAEDTGISKEVLKLCDEQLAIPMIGHIESLNVSAAAAVMLFEVVRQRIGE, from the coding sequence ATGGATAACCTGATTTTCGGGATTCGTCCCGTGGCCGAGGCCATCGAAGCCGGTCGGCAGCTCGAAAAACTCTATATCCGCAAGGGGGCCGAGGGCCCGTTGATGCAGGAGTTCCGCGACCTCTGCATCCGTCACCGCATCCGCTGGCAGGAGGTGCCCGTCGAGAAGTTGAACCGCCTCGTGCGCGGCAACCACCAGGGCGTTGTGGCGCAGACCGCCGCCATCGAGTACGTCGAACTGACGGATATTCTCGAACGGGTTCCCGAGGATGAAACTCCGCTGGTGGTCCTCTTCGACGGCGTGACCGACGTCCGCAATTTCGGGGCTATCGCCCGCTCGGCCGAGTGTGCCGGGGCTCACGGGCTCGTCACGCCGCTCAAGAATTCGGCCCCGGTGAATGCCGAGGCGATCCGTTCGTCGGCCGGGGCTCTCACGACGATCCCCGTCTGCCGCGTGGGCTCGATCCGCAACACCCTCAAGCAGTTGCAGGCCGAGGGCTTCCAGGTGGTCGCCGCCACCGAGAAGAGCCGCAAACTGCTTTACGACGCCGATTTCCGCCGCCCGACGGTCCTCGTCATGGGCGCCGAGGATACCGGCATCTCGAAAGAGGTCCTGAAACTCTGCGACGAGCAGCTGGCCATCCCGATGATCGGCCACATCGAGTCGCTCAACGTTTCGGCCGCCGCGGCCGTGATGCTCTTCGAGGTCGTGCGTCAGCGCATCGGTGAGTAG
- the galK gene encoding galactokinase has protein sequence MKEKVSKKFQELYGEGAILFASPGRINLIGEHTDYNGGFVFPGAVDKGIVAAIRLNGTDKVRAYAYDLGESSEFGLREEDKPAESWACYIFGVCREVQKRGGVIGGFDTVFAGDVPLGAGMSSSAALESTFAFALNDLYNCGIDKFELARIGQSTEHNYCGVNCGIMDQFASVFGKKGCLMRLDCRSMEYVYFPFDPKGYKLVLLDSRVKHELVGSPYNDRRASCERVAKALGQEFLRGATMEQLDAIKGQISEEDYKRARYVIGEERRVLDVCDALEKGDYETVGKRMYETHWGMSKDYEVSCEELDFLAEVAEECGVTGSRIMGGGFGGCTINLVKDELYDHFIVTAKEKFNAKYGHEPQVYDVVISDGSRRLE, from the coding sequence ATGAAGGAAAAAGTCAGCAAGAAGTTCCAGGAACTCTATGGTGAAGGCGCCATTCTTTTCGCATCGCCCGGTCGGATCAACCTCATCGGCGAGCATACCGACTATAATGGCGGTTTCGTCTTCCCGGGAGCTGTCGACAAGGGCATCGTCGCCGCGATCCGCCTCAACGGAACCGACAAGGTCCGCGCCTATGCCTACGACCTGGGCGAATCGTCGGAGTTCGGACTCCGTGAGGAGGACAAACCCGCCGAAAGCTGGGCCTGCTACATCTTCGGGGTTTGCCGCGAGGTGCAGAAACGCGGCGGGGTGATCGGCGGTTTCGATACCGTTTTCGCCGGAGACGTGCCCCTGGGTGCGGGCATGTCGTCGTCGGCAGCCCTGGAATCGACCTTCGCCTTTGCGCTGAACGACCTCTACAACTGCGGGATCGACAAGTTCGAACTGGCCCGCATCGGTCAGTCCACCGAGCACAACTACTGCGGCGTAAACTGCGGCATCATGGACCAGTTCGCTTCGGTATTCGGCAAGAAGGGGTGTCTGATGCGTCTGGACTGCCGTTCGATGGAGTACGTCTACTTCCCGTTCGATCCCAAGGGCTACAAGCTCGTCCTGCTCGACTCGCGCGTGAAGCACGAACTCGTCGGCTCGCCCTACAACGACCGCCGCGCCTCCTGCGAGCGGGTTGCCAAGGCCCTCGGGCAGGAGTTCCTGCGCGGTGCCACGATGGAGCAGCTCGATGCCATCAAGGGGCAGATCTCCGAGGAGGATTACAAGCGCGCCCGCTATGTGATCGGTGAGGAACGCCGTGTGCTCGACGTTTGCGATGCCCTCGAAAAGGGCGATTACGAGACCGTCGGCAAGCGCATGTACGAGACCCACTGGGGCATGTCGAAGGATTACGAAGTGTCGTGCGAGGAGCTGGACTTCCTGGCCGAAGTGGCCGAGGAGTGCGGCGTGACGGGTTCGCGCATCATGGGCGGCGGCTTCGGCGGCTGCACGATCAACCTCGTGAAGGATGAGCTCTACGACCATTTCATCGTAACGGCCAAGGAGAAGTTCAATGCCAAATACGGCCACGAGCCCCAGGTTTACGACGTGGTGATCTCCGACGGTTCGCGCCGGCTGGAGTAG
- a CDS encoding DeoR/GlpR family DNA-binding transcription regulator, producing MNKITEEPLLSLPERHSRILTLLQQNGSISVTQLSELFRVSEVTIRKDLSYLEQQKKLYRTHGSAILISPYISDRHVNEKEKRNVAEKRAIGAAAAALIARDDSIIIASGTTMAFLAREIRPQGHLTVITASVPVTQILSQSPDMDVIQLGGITRSSSVSVVGPFAESMLRNFNCSKLFIGVDGIDLEFGLTTTNMLEASLNVAMIEAAQKVVVLADSSKFGRRGFSKICDLESVDRIITDSAAQPLYLERLRERGIEVTVVDV from the coding sequence ATGAATAAAATCACCGAAGAACCCCTTTTGAGCCTTCCGGAACGTCATAGTCGGATTTTGACGCTTTTGCAGCAAAACGGTTCCATTTCCGTGACGCAACTCTCCGAACTCTTCCGCGTTTCGGAGGTGACCATCCGCAAGGACCTTTCCTACCTCGAACAGCAGAAGAAACTCTACCGCACGCACGGCAGCGCCATCCTGATCAGCCCCTACATCAGCGACCGCCACGTCAACGAGAAGGAGAAACGGAACGTTGCCGAGAAACGGGCCATCGGGGCCGCCGCCGCCGCACTGATCGCCCGGGACGATTCGATCATCATCGCTTCGGGGACCACCATGGCCTTCCTGGCCCGCGAAATCCGGCCCCAGGGCCATCTGACCGTCATTACGGCCTCGGTCCCCGTGACGCAGATCCTCTCGCAGAGTCCCGATATGGATGTCATTCAGTTGGGCGGAATCACGCGCAGCAGTTCAGTATCGGTCGTGGGACCCTTCGCCGAATCGATGCTGCGCAACTTCAATTGCAGCAAACTCTTTATCGGCGTGGACGGTATCGACCTCGAATTCGGCCTGACGACCACCAACATGCTCGAAGCCTCGCTCAACGTCGCGATGATCGAGGCGGCGCAGAAGGTCGTGGTGCTGGCCGACAGTTCGAAGTTCGGGCGCCGGGGTTTCAGCAAGATCTGCGACCTGGAATCCGTCGACCGGATCATCACCGACAGCGCCGCACAGCCGCTCTATCTGGAGCGCCTGCGCGAACGCGGCATCGAGGTGACGGTCGTGGACGTCTGA
- the pgtP gene encoding phosphoglycerate transporter protein PgtP, with protein MWKLLQPPAYKPEIAAEQVDSKYKWMRLQVFIGIFIGYAGYYLVRKNFSMAIPELGPLGFDKSELSIVLSMNAVAYALSKFLMGSVSDRSNARVFLPLGLVLAALSMMFMIVPVRLLGPEHKELAIVLMAVLNFLVGWFNGMGWPPCGRVMTHWFSQNERGTKMSIWNCAHNVGGALVGPMAVYGALWFGSWFYGSHSEYYFLIGTYLFPAVVSIFIALVAYVLIRDTPQSCSLPSVEKWRNDYPKNYSAKQEEVLTSREIFFKYVLNNKLLWFIAIANAFVYMVRYGCLDWAPSYLRDAQGYDIKQAGWAYFAYEFAAIPGTLICGWMSDRFFHGRRALPTILFMAIVAVFIFLYWQFSSNYIIVTLSLIAIGFFIYGPVMMIGVQALDLAPKNAAGTAAGLTGFFGYFLGTAILANIVLGTVAEKAGWDWTFVLLIGACVLAIVFMGFTYRKEKELHDGR; from the coding sequence ATGTGGAAACTACTCCAACCCCCGGCCTATAAGCCGGAAATCGCTGCCGAGCAGGTCGATTCGAAATACAAATGGATGCGCCTGCAGGTCTTCATCGGCATCTTCATCGGCTATGCCGGTTATTACCTCGTGCGCAAGAACTTCTCGATGGCCATTCCGGAACTGGGCCCCTTGGGCTTCGACAAGAGCGAACTGAGCATCGTCCTGTCGATGAATGCCGTGGCCTACGCCCTTTCGAAATTCCTCATGGGAAGCGTCTCGGACCGCAGCAACGCCCGGGTTTTCCTGCCCTTGGGACTGGTGCTGGCCGCGCTGTCGATGATGTTCATGATCGTCCCGGTACGGCTGCTCGGCCCCGAACACAAGGAGCTGGCCATCGTCCTCATGGCGGTCCTGAACTTCCTGGTGGGATGGTTCAACGGCATGGGCTGGCCCCCGTGCGGGCGGGTCATGACGCACTGGTTCTCGCAGAACGAACGCGGCACGAAGATGTCGATCTGGAACTGCGCCCACAACGTCGGCGGGGCTCTTGTGGGTCCCATGGCCGTCTACGGCGCCCTGTGGTTCGGATCGTGGTTCTACGGCTCCCATTCCGAATACTACTTCCTCATCGGAACGTACCTCTTCCCGGCCGTCGTGTCGATCTTCATCGCGCTGGTGGCCTACGTGCTGATCCGCGACACCCCGCAGTCGTGCAGCCTGCCCTCCGTGGAGAAGTGGCGCAACGATTACCCGAAAAACTACAGCGCCAAACAGGAGGAGGTGCTCACCTCGCGGGAGATCTTCTTCAAGTACGTACTGAACAACAAGTTGCTGTGGTTCATCGCCATCGCCAACGCCTTCGTCTACATGGTGCGCTACGGATGCCTCGACTGGGCCCCGAGCTACCTGCGCGACGCCCAGGGCTACGACATCAAACAGGCCGGCTGGGCCTATTTCGCCTATGAATTCGCGGCCATTCCCGGGACGCTGATCTGCGGCTGGATGAGCGACCGCTTCTTCCACGGCCGCCGGGCGCTGCCGACGATCCTCTTCATGGCCATCGTGGCGGTCTTCATCTTCCTCTACTGGCAATTCTCCTCGAACTACATCATCGTGACCCTTTCGCTGATCGCCATCGGGTTCTTCATCTACGGGCCGGTGATGATGATCGGCGTGCAGGCGCTGGACCTCGCCCCGAAGAATGCTGCCGGAACGGCTGCCGGACTGACGGGCTTCTTCGGCTACTTCCTCGGAACGGCGATCCTCGCCAATATCGTCCTGGGAACGGTGGCCGAGAAGGCGGGCTGGGACTGGACGTTCGTGCTGCTGATCGGGGCCTGCGTGCTGGCGATCGTCTTCATGGGCTTCACCTACCGCAAGGAGAAGGAGCTCCACGACGGACGCTGA
- a CDS encoding SprT family zinc-dependent metalloprotease: MTEAIDHPRLGEVTLAHSPRARRISIRVRATGAVRLAYPFGVSRQRALAFLDEKADWILAAQERLARRRAALPPQLPPAERKARIEELRRAAREDLPERIARLSAATGLRYEKLSIRASRTKWGSCSGQNHISLSLFLMTLPEHLRDFVILHELCHTVHHNHSPRFHALLDRLTGGREKALNRELRACSIQG, from the coding sequence ATGACCGAGGCGATCGACCATCCGCGTCTGGGAGAGGTGACCCTCGCGCATTCGCCCCGGGCCCGGCGCATCTCGATCCGCGTGCGGGCGACGGGAGCCGTGCGGCTCGCGTACCCCTTCGGGGTGTCGCGGCAGCGGGCGCTGGCGTTCCTCGACGAGAAGGCCGACTGGATCCTCGCTGCACAGGAACGTCTCGCCCGCCGTCGCGCCGCCCTGCCGCCGCAACTCCCGCCCGCGGAGCGCAAAGCCCGCATCGAGGAGCTGCGCCGGGCCGCCAGGGAGGACCTCCCGGAGCGCATCGCCCGGCTCTCGGCCGCCACCGGCCTGCGCTACGAAAAACTCTCGATCCGCGCCTCGCGCACGAAGTGGGGAAGTTGCTCGGGGCAGAACCACATCTCGCTGAGTCTCTTTCTGATGACGCTGCCCGAGCACCTGCGCGATTTCGTCATCCTCCACGAACTCTGCCACACGGTCCACCACAACCATTCGCCGCGTTTCCACGCCCTGCTGGACCGTCTGACCGGCGGGCGTGAAAAAGCCCTCAACCGGGAGTTGAGGGCCTGTTCGATTCAGGGGTAA
- a CDS encoding DUF4153 domain-containing protein, with product MKLNLRERLAEFRASFLNVLRRHPLELLLLLALTVTLIVCLEIDEEPNGPRMLILGWGALLLLIVNRLAGRSVWRRIYWVAWAPLVPLFLWPGLPEWVESAQAVITFTILTPLALLACRRAVANDRFVADALVYLRSGVLAMLFAYVAYGLFEAILWSAAYIFGFSDARWVAHLSADLFFVTQFLAVPTLFMMMLDRWDEARFGSSRVLEVLLNWVVTPAVAIYAAILYLYLLKILFTWTLPEGGVAYLVFGFTIAALLVKALRLPLEKRTLDWFYDRFSLVALPLVALFWVGVARRVGEYGLTVSRIYLLVCGGLMTLCILLFLSRRAGRYLWVVLAAIVAFAAVSYIPALEPERAALRSQTRRVERIAERLGRLDASTGRLSLAPASLADTVHRKEYRELYEALEYVERDSAAFARFGVEESNDLVKILPAAMHDYVRWGWESAVGEVEVVEANPSFEVYLPQNAGFEVDGSYSRCYVNLTVWNPESYSFGNDTLRFHLGEERPVLEITGAEVLKKQLEQSGFDLSTGLEPSREQALRLLDYRDDRCCILFDHLSVERRDSVDVITSLTVHSLWLR from the coding sequence ATGAAACTGAATCTCCGAGAACGTCTTGCCGAGTTCCGTGCAAGCTTTCTGAATGTCCTGCGCCGTCATCCGTTGGAACTGCTGCTCCTGCTGGCCCTGACCGTGACGCTGATCGTCTGTCTGGAAATCGACGAGGAGCCCAACGGTCCACGGATGCTGATACTGGGGTGGGGCGCTCTGTTGCTGCTCATTGTCAACCGGCTGGCCGGGCGCAGCGTTTGGCGCCGCATCTACTGGGTGGCCTGGGCTCCCCTGGTGCCGCTCTTCCTCTGGCCGGGACTGCCCGAATGGGTCGAATCCGCGCAGGCCGTCATCACCTTCACGATCCTCACGCCGCTGGCGCTGCTGGCCTGCCGGAGGGCTGTGGCCAATGACCGTTTCGTGGCCGATGCCCTCGTTTATCTGCGTTCGGGCGTGCTGGCCATGCTCTTCGCCTACGTTGCCTACGGGCTCTTCGAGGCGATCCTCTGGTCGGCGGCCTACATCTTCGGGTTCAGCGACGCCCGCTGGGTCGCGCACCTCTCCGCCGACCTCTTCTTCGTGACTCAGTTCCTCGCCGTGCCGACCCTCTTCATGATGATGCTCGACCGCTGGGACGAGGCCCGCTTCGGGTCGTCGCGCGTCCTCGAAGTGCTGCTGAACTGGGTCGTCACGCCCGCCGTGGCCATCTACGCCGCTATCCTCTACCTCTATCTGCTGAAAATCCTCTTTACGTGGACGCTGCCCGAGGGCGGCGTGGCCTATCTCGTCTTCGGATTCACGATCGCAGCGCTCCTGGTCAAGGCCCTGCGGCTGCCCCTCGAAAAACGGACCCTCGACTGGTTCTATGACCGGTTCAGCCTTGTGGCGCTGCCCCTCGTGGCGCTGTTCTGGGTTGGCGTCGCCCGCCGCGTCGGCGAGTACGGCCTGACCGTTTCGCGCATCTACCTGCTGGTTTGCGGCGGGCTGATGACGCTCTGCATCCTGCTCTTCCTCTCGCGCCGGGCCGGACGTTACTTGTGGGTCGTGCTGGCCGCGATCGTCGCCTTCGCCGCCGTGAGCTACATCCCCGCCCTGGAACCCGAACGCGCCGCCCTGCGCTCGCAGACCCGCCGCGTCGAGCGGATCGCCGAACGCCTCGGGCGTCTCGACGCGTCGACGGGACGGCTCTCGCTCGCCCCCGCCTCGCTGGCCGACACGGTGCATCGGAAGGAGTACCGCGAATTGTACGAAGCCCTGGAGTATGTCGAGCGCGACAGCGCCGCGTTTGCCCGCTTCGGAGTGGAAGAGTCGAACGATCTGGTGAAGATCCTCCCCGCGGCGATGCATGACTATGTGCGCTGGGGTTGGGAGTCGGCCGTCGGGGAGGTGGAGGTGGTCGAGGCGAATCCCTCCTTCGAGGTCTATTTGCCTCAAAACGCCGGGTTTGAGGTCGATGGCAGTTACTCGCGCTGTTATGTCAATCTGACCGTATGGAATCCGGAAAGCTATTCCTTCGGGAACGATACGTTGCGTTTCCATCTCGGCGAGGAGCGTCCCGTGCTTGAAATCACGGGTGCGGAGGTGCTGAAAAAACAGCTCGAACAGAGCGGTTTTGATCTCTCGACGGGCCTGGAACCGTCCCGTGAACAGGCGTTGCGCCTGCTGGACTACCGCGACGATCGCTGCTGCATCCTCTTCGATCATCTCTCGGTCGAACGGCGTGACTCGGTTGACGTAATTACCTCGCTGACGGTGCATTCCCTGTGGCTGCGATGA
- a CDS encoding aldo/keto reductase encodes MDRRDFIKSGLLAAAVGAVSGPKAIAQEAERLAAREQLSEDILNYNPQMQYRPMGRTGVNVSALGFGMLRLPMKNGHVDFDQTTPMVHRAIEGGVNYIDTGRVYLGGESEQAVGKALAGGWRDRVYVTSKMPWWEMRSADDFEKFFDQSRRAIDTDVIDFYHIHMIMHRAWKDYVLPYKLIEKMERLKAQGKIRFMGFSFHDNLQLFKKVVEYTPAWDFCLIQHNYLDYEYEAGVLGPKYAAANGMGLAVMKPVRTGFLANLPQVMRDALASTGIHKPDAEWALDYLWDIPEVSVAVSGMGSMADVEENLKYAVKARPNMLTPAEREALGAAIYAYRHALGHIDCTGCYQCIPCPHNVAIGYIFAYVYNNYILHRNKERAMADYTVSMSPVQRGDPASSCVACGECLAKCPQHLDIPALLARVKETMGK; translated from the coding sequence ATGGACAGACGGGATTTCATCAAAAGCGGGCTTCTTGCCGCAGCCGTAGGAGCGGTGAGCGGTCCGAAAGCCATCGCGCAGGAAGCCGAAAGGCTGGCGGCAAGGGAACAGTTGTCGGAAGACATTCTCAATTACAATCCGCAGATGCAGTACCGCCCGATGGGGCGTACGGGAGTGAACGTGTCGGCATTGGGATTCGGGATGCTGCGGCTGCCGATGAAGAACGGGCACGTGGATTTCGACCAGACTACCCCTATGGTACACCGTGCCATCGAGGGCGGCGTGAACTACATCGACACGGGGCGTGTCTATCTCGGCGGGGAGAGTGAGCAGGCGGTAGGCAAGGCCCTTGCCGGAGGCTGGCGCGATAGGGTATATGTCACCTCCAAGATGCCGTGGTGGGAGATGCGGTCGGCGGACGACTTCGAGAAGTTCTTCGACCAGTCGCGGCGTGCGATTGATACGGATGTGATTGATTTCTACCACATCCACATGATCATGCACCGCGCGTGGAAGGACTATGTGCTGCCCTACAAGCTCATTGAGAAGATGGAGCGGCTGAAGGCGCAGGGCAAGATCCGCTTCATGGGCTTCTCCTTCCACGACAACCTGCAACTGTTCAAGAAAGTCGTAGAATACACGCCCGCATGGGACTTCTGCCTGATCCAGCACAATTATTTGGATTACGAATACGAGGCTGGCGTGCTCGGTCCAAAGTATGCCGCCGCCAACGGGATGGGGCTGGCAGTGATGAAGCCCGTCCGTACGGGATTCCTCGCCAACCTGCCGCAAGTGATGCGCGATGCACTTGCCTCTACGGGCATCCACAAACCCGATGCGGAGTGGGCGTTGGATTATCTGTGGGACATTCCTGAAGTAAGCGTTGCCGTCAGCGGCATGGGCAGTATGGCGGACGTGGAGGAGAACCTGAAGTATGCCGTCAAAGCCCGCCCCAACATGCTTACCCCTGCCGAGCGCGAGGCATTGGGGGCGGCCATCTACGCCTACCGCCACGCTCTGGGACATATCGACTGCACGGGCTGCTACCAGTGCATCCCCTGTCCGCACAATGTCGCCATTGGTTACATCTTCGCCTACGTCTATAACAACTACATCCTGCACCGGAACAAGGAGCGGGCGATGGCGGACTACACCGTCTCGATGTCGCCTGTCCAGCGGGGCGACCCGGCATCCTCGTGCGTCGCTTGCGGCGAGTGCCTGGCGAAGTGCCCGCAGCATCTGGACATTCCCGCTCTGCTGGCGAGGGTGAAGGAGACGATGGGGAAATAA